The following are encoded together in the Anoplopoma fimbria isolate UVic2021 breed Golden Eagle Sablefish chromosome 13, Afim_UVic_2022, whole genome shotgun sequence genome:
- the anapc5 gene encoding anaphase-promoting complex subunit 5, with protein MASVHESLYFNPMMTNGVVHANVFGIKDWVTPYKISVLALLYDMTTSKITLPERRRLNKLILPLQQGPDLTLGQFLKTVEECCPQTAYAVKLRLHEMADGELKDMEYFFSTLPTPFTSFDTEAYKTSVVGLFMRHMLLAYNKLSFSQVYKLYKSLQHYYHSHYAKPTDGQVGLPALVADDSDMDLTSTEDTVGDRIDRDDLDSPLHESELRNDNTPSRGPLSQKQAEYFLARQAYLLKNDENKALKPAALQEELNNMLKFNPDFAEAHYLNYLNNMRVQDIFLSAHSLLHYFDRLILSGNEGKSNGDEGYGRSLRYAALNLASLHCRFGHYQQADLALQEAIRIAQESNDHVCLQHCLSWLYTLEQMKGSDSTVLTEDSVKMAAHFCLPYLASLGIQSLVQQGATQGKTAHKLMDALKDTDILHWKHSLSELIEISLAQTTSIWRMYGKSTMALQQAQLLLNMSSLEPVNFGVQQNNTEAFAVALCHLAELHAEQGLYFAVTEILQHLKEQFPPHSQHAKLWMLCDLKIQFERHMNEGKYHLAEQLVTAISALNKTEGLYRKAHVLKALNRSTEAYNILQRLQVHCEKTKCTEVVIRVMLSTAELHWESSGFSTALPLLLQALALARQHHLQSLASETILHLAFTQLMLGVPEHALSVLHEAIEPVLAHGSVMDKGRALLLTARCQMAVAGFKPNGQGQADSHLAIMAVDTLNEAAGYFSKLNCKERLRDVHYLQAQLHRSLGQTSQCNKSAMLFRLLDQELQSPAPPVSMRL; from the exons ATGGCGAGTGTGCATGAGAGCTTGTATTTCAACCCCATGATGACGAACGGAGTGGTCCATGCAAACGTGTTCGGCATCAAAGACTGGGTCACCCCGTACAAGATCTCCGTCCTGGCGCTGCTGTACGACATGACCACGTCCAAGATCACACTGCCAGAGAGGAGACGACTCAACAAGCTCATCCTGCCCCTGCAGCA GGGTCCAGACCTGACTCTTGGCCAGTTCCTGAAGACTGTGGAGGAATGTTGCCCTCAGACTGCATATGCTGTCAAACTCAg gcTGCATGAAATGGCAGACGGAGAGCTCAAAGACATGGAGTACTTCTTTTCCACTCTTCCCACTCCATTCACTTCTTTTGATACTGAGGCTTATAAAACCAGTGTTGTGG gccttTTTATGAGACACATGCTTCTGGCCTACAACAAGCTGTCTTTCAGTCAGGTCTACAAGTTGTACAAGTCCCTGCAGCACTACTACCACAGCCACTACGCCAAGCCTACCGACGGGCAGGTGGGTTTGCCAGCGCTGGTTGCTGACGACTCCGACATGGACCTCACCAGCACCGAGGATACTGTGGGGGACAGAATAGACAGAGATGATTTGGACAGCCCACTGCATGAGTCAGAGCTTCG AAATGACAATACTCCAAGCAGAGGTCCCCTGtcacaaaaacaagcagagTACTTTCTTGCAAGACAG gcatATCTTCTCAAGAACGATGAGAACAAAGCTCTAAAGCCTGCTGCACTGCAGGAAGAGCTCAACAACATGCTGAAATTTAACCCAGATTTTGCTGAGGCG CATTATCTAAACTACCTGAACAACATGAGAGTCCAGGACATCTTCCTCTCAGCCCACAGTCTCTTACATTATTTTGACCGTCTCATCTTGTCTGGAAATGAGGGAAAGAGCAACGGGGATGAGGGCTACGGCCGAAGTCTCCGCTACGCTGCTCTCAACCTGGCAAGCCTGCACTGTCGCTTCGGCCACTA TCAGCAGGCTGATCTGGCTCTACAGGAGGCTATCCGCATTGCCCAGGAGTCCAATGATCATGTGTGCTTGCAGCACTGTCTG AGTTGGCTCTACACGCTGGAGCAGATGAAGGGATCCGACAGCACTGTGTTAACTGAGGATTCAGTGAAAATGGCCGCCCATTTCTGCCTGCCA TACCTGGCGTCTCTGGGCATTCAGTCTTtggtccagcagggggcaacaCAAGGTAAGACAGCCCACAAACTGATGGATGCGCTGAAGGACACGGACATCCTGCACTGGAAGCACAGTCTGTCGGAGCTGATCGAGATCAGCCTGGCTCAGACGACATCCATATGGAGGATGTACGGCAAGAG CACCATGGCTCTGCAGCAAGCCCAGCTGCTTCTCAACATGAGCAGCCTGGAGCCAGTCAACTTCGGGGTCCAGCAGAACAACACAGAGGCGTTCGCTGTGGCTCTGTGCCACCTGGCCGAGCTGCACGCTGAGCAG GGCCTCTACTTTGCAGTCACAGAGATTCTCCAGCATCTGAAAGAACAATTTCCTCCTCACTCACAGCATGCAAAG CTCTGGATGCTGTGTGATCTGAAAATCCAGTTTGAAAGACACATGAACGAAGGGAAATACCATTTGGCAGAGCAACTGGTGACAGCCATCTCTGCCTTGAACAAAACAGAAGGTCTCTACAG GAAAGCTCATGTTCTGAAGGCTCTCAACCGGAGCACTGAGGCGTACAACATCTTACAGCGGCTGCAGGTGCACTGTGAGAAGACTAAATGTACGGAGGTGGTCATCAG AGTTATGCTTTCCACCGCTGAGCTCCACTGGGAGTCGTCTGGCTTCTCCAcagctcttcctctcctcctgcaggccTTGGCTCTGGCTAGACAGCACCACCTGCAGTCCCTGGCCTCGGAGACCATCCTCCACCTGGCCTTCACTCAG CTGATGTTGGGGGTTCCTGAGCACGCTCTGAGTGTTCTGCATGAAGCCATTGAGCCTGTTCTGGCCCACGGATCCGTCATGGACAAGGGCCGAGCCTTGCTGCTAACGGCCCGCTGTCAGATGGCAGTTGCTGGGTTCAAGCCAAACGGACAAGGGCAAGCAG ATTCGCATTTGGCCATTATGGCTGTTGACACGCTTAATGAGGCAGCAGGCTATTTCTCCAAGCTGAACTGTAAGGAGCGTCTCCGGGACGTCCACTACCTGCAGGCTCAGCTCCACCGCTCTCTGGGACAAACCTCGCAGTGCAACAAAAGTGCCATGCTCTTCCGACTGCTGGACCAGGAGCTGCAATCACCGGCACCACCGGTCTCCATGAGACTGTAA
- the lrrc75ba gene encoding leucine-rich repeat-containing protein 75B, with amino-acid sequence MGSRLSRQSSLDNENFSKKRRKLADGSGESDRSSRGGGDFLFALMLKSDKLPGMLRRTNHSPYIRRVAWIKEIQKLLRDRRIEQATDVLKLLRKDLGLEGTSLNDILYKNAAFLNLVDPISHELLLSLAREMQCPKKDADTIKSSDKICRQLIYHLTPHSKWLRQSMSRRKSQACLKTTLQKKLSSDSIDLSGVALSTRDVRQVAFYLQSNRDSVVAVDISFTELQDENLKILLPLLASSPKLSTLALNGNRLTLAIIKDLTEMLKDPKMFSSLAWIDLGNNVDIFTMPQPLLVALRRRCSLKSSLPTIYEYTEGQPYSYHLETSIEEPSLYEEEEEEEEEAEEDEDDVGNKFELEPWSLGEKQLSKDFTLHYCER; translated from the exons atggGCTCCAGACTGAGCAGGCAGAGCAGCCTGGACAATGAGAATTTCTCCAAAAAGCGACGCAAGCTTGCAGACGGCTCCGGAGAGAGCGACAGGAGCAGCCGAGGCGGAGGGGACTTTTTGTTTGCGCTGATGCTGAAATCAGACAAGCTGCCCGGGATGCTGCGGAGGACCAACCACAGCCCGTACATCAGGAGAGTGGCGTGGATCAAAGAGATCCAGAAGCTGCTCCGTGACCGCAGGATAGAGCAGGCAACCGACGTGCTCAAATTACTGAGGAAG GATCTTGGTTTGGAAGGCACCTCGCTCAACGACATCTTATACAAAAACGCCGCCTTCCTCAACCTGGTGGACCCGATCTCACACGAGCTGCTGCTCAGCCTGGCTCGAGAGATGCAGTGTCCTAAGAAG GATGCAGACACCATAAAGTCTTCTGATAAGATTTGCAGACAGCTGATCTACCACCTGACCCCGCACTCAAAGTGGCTGAGGCAGAGCATGTCCAGACGGAAATCCCAGGCCTG TCTCAAGACAACCCTTCAGAAAAAGCTGTCCAGTGACTCCATCGACCTATCAGGCGTCGCCCTGTCCACCCGCGATGTCCGGCAAGTCGCCTTCTACCTCCAAAGCAACAGAGACAGCGTGGTGGCCGTGGACATCAGCTTCACCGAACTCCAGGACGAGAACCTGAAGATTCTCCTGCCTCTGCTCGCATCGTCGCCCAAGCTCAGCACCCTGGCTCTCAACGGTAACCGCCTCACCCTGGCCATAATCAAAGACCTCACAGAGATGCTCAAAGACCCCAAGATGTTCTCCAGCCTGGCCTGGATCGACCTGGGCAACAACGTGGATATTTTTACCATGCCTCAGCCGCTGCTGGTAGCGCTGCGCCGGCGCTGTAGCCTGAAGAGCAGTTTACCAACTATCTACGAGTACACAGAGGGTCAACCCTACTCCTACCACCTGGAGACCTCCATCGAGGAGCCCAGCCTCtacgaggaggaagaagaggaggaggaagaggcggaGGAAGACGAGGATGACGTGGGGAACAAGTTTGAGCTGGAGCCGTGGAGTTTAGGGGAAAAGCAGCTCTCCAAAGACTTCACCCTTCACTACTGTGAGAGGTGA
- the ggt1a gene encoding gamma-glutamyltransferase 1a yields MTSDYFADGIRSKITDDTTHPDSYYEPDYFVPDNHGTAHLSVIAEDGSAVAATSTINLYFGSKVMSRSTGIIFNDEMDDFSSPHMINGFGIPPSPNNFIQPGKRPLSSMCPTIIFDKDNKVKMVVGASGGTKITTATALVSLIHSHASSPSDSQNCQVFEVILNSLFFNYDLKKAVTEPRVHNQLNPNMTVVEQGFEKSVLEGLVQKNHVTQLLPTPDSVVQAVVRQGEHLCAESDPRKGGYPAGY; encoded by the exons ATGACCTCAGATTACTTTGCTGACGGCATAAGGAGTAAAATTACAGATGACACCACCCACCCAGACAGCTACTACGAGCCCGACTACTTTGTCCCAGACAACCATGGGACGGCTCACCTGTCGGTCATAGCTGAGGACGGAAGCGCTGTGGCAGCCACCAGCACCATTAATTTATA CTTTGGTTCCAAAGTGATGTCTCGTTCAACTGGAATCATTTTTAACGATGAAATGGACGACTTCAGCTCTCCGCACATGATCAACGGGTTTGGAATCCCTCCTTCACCAAACAATTTCATTCAACCAG GCAAGAGGCCTCTGTCTTCCATGTGTCCTACTATCATCTTTGACAAAGACAACAAAGTGAAAATGGTTGTAGGAGCGTCTGGGGGCACGAAAATCACAACAGCCACCGCCTTAGTAAGTCTGATTCATTCACACGCATCATCTCCATCCGACAGCCAAAACTGTCAGGTATTTGAA GTCATCCTGAACTCCTTGTTCTTCAACTATGACCTAAAGAAAGCTGTGACAGAGCCGCGAGTTCACAATCAGCTCAACCCAAATATGACAGTAGTGGAGCAGGGCTTTGAAAAG AGTGTTCTGGAGGGTCTGGTCCAGAAGAACCATGTAACACAGCTGCTGCCGACTCCGGACTCCGTGGTCCAAGCGGTGGTGCGGCAGGGAGAGCATCTCTGTGCGGAGTCCGACCCCAGGAAAGGAGGCTATCCAGCAGGATACTGA